The nucleotide sequence AAGCAACGTTAACCATTTGGCAATAAGGATTAACATTCTCCCTTGTTTGGTGTCGCTAAAGCCGCCATGTCTGGGACATGTTAAGACTTTGTTTAATTTGGTTAATGATGTGCGGCACGGCGCAGGCGCGGGACTTTTCGGCTCCGGCTGAGGTCATTGACGGCGACACGATCCGGCTGACGCGAGACGCGTGGGTGTTCCGTCTGCATGGCATAGACGCGCCGGAAATAGACCAGTATTGCGGCGACGCGGCCTGTGGTCTCGCGGCGCGTGATTGGTTGGCGGGTTTGATCCAAGGCGACGCCGTGCAGTGCCGCACCATCGGCGGCAAGGACCGCTATGGACGCTACGTGGCCAAATGCTACCACGCCGGGCGCGACATTGGCGCGATGCTGGTGGAGGCGGGATATGCGCGGGCATATCTCAGATATTCCTCTGACTACGCTTTGCTGGAAAAGGAAGCCGCGTTGAACAAGCGCGGGTTTTGGGCGGGGGAATTTGGTGACCCGTCACAACACCGCGCGGCCAAGGTGCAGCCTGCCTCCGCGCCGGAGGGCTGCGTGGTGAAGGGCAACATCTCCCCCAATTCGGGCGAGAAGATTTACCATGTCGCGGGCCAGCAGCAGTATGCGAAGGTGTCGATCAACACCGCCAAGGGCGAGGCCTGTTTTGGGAGCGAGGCCGAGGCCCGCGCCGCCGGTTGGCGCAAGGCACGGCGTTAAGATCCGACCTTATAGGGCAGGGTCGCGCGCAGGTTGTGGTCGACGCTCAGCTTGCTTTCCAGCGGCGGAACAGAGCGTTGGTGGCAATTGACCCGCTCGCAGATGCGGCAGGAAATTCCAATGGGTTCAAAGGCTTGCTTCTTGGCGGGGAGCAGGTCGTCTGCGTAGATCAGCGCGTCGGCGTGGCTGATTTCGCAGCCCAACCCGATGGCGAAGCGGCGGGTGGGGGCGGTGAAGCTGCCGCCCGGTTTTGATACATCGCGGGCCAGCGAGATATATTGCACCCCGTCGGGGGTTTCGGCCAGTTGGCGCAGGAAGCGGCCCGGCGTCTCGAACGCCTGATGCACGTTCCAAAGCGGGCAGGCGCCGCCGAAGCGGGCGAATTGTAGCCGGGTGGCAGAGTGACGTTTGGTGATGGTGCCGGCCTGATCGACGCGCACGAAGAAGAACGGGATGCCCTTTGCGCCGGGGCGCTGCAGGGTGGACAGCCGGTGGGCAACTTGTTCGATCGACGCGCCGAAACGGTCGGCGAGCTGCTCGAGGTCATGGCGCGTCTCCGTCGCGGCTTTCAGGAAGCTAGCATAGGGCAGCAGCGCGGCACCGGCGAAGTAGTTGGCCAGCCCAATCTTGGCAATCTGACGCGCGGCGTCGGTCTGGAAACGAGCCAGATCAAGCGTCGCTTCCAGCAGGTCATTGTGGGACACCAGAGCCACTTGATGCAGGACCTGAAACCGTTGCGTCGGCGGCGTGGCGCGGGCGGACAGGGTCAGGGTTAGGCTCGGGTTGTCGAAGCGGCGCAGATGCGGCGTGTCGGCGAAGCGCAGGTCGAATGTCAAGCTATCCGTGCGCAGCACATCGCCATTGAGCGATTCTGCAAAATGTTCAGCCGCGCGGTCGACGGCGTCGATGTAGTTGTCGCAATAATGGAAGAAGTCGCGCACTTCCTCCCAAGGGGAGGGCTGCAAGGCGGCGTCTTCACGCCCCAAAGCCTCATCGAGGGAGGCAAGGCGTTCATGCGACTGGCGGTAGGCGCGGTGCAGTTGCAGGAACGCATGGGCAAGCCCTGGCGCGTTGGAGGCCGTGAGCTGCAGGTCAGGAATGGGGGGCATGTTGCCGTCAAAAACCGGGTCGGCAAGGGCTTCACGCATATCGGTGACCATGCGTTCGGCGTCGCCTGCGCGGAGTTCGGTAATGTCGAAGTCAAATTCCTGCGCCATGGAGAGAACCACGCTGGTCGAGACCGGGCGGTGGTTGTTTTCCATCTGGTTGAGATAGGGCAGGGACACGCCCAGCTTGGCGGCGAAGGCCTTCTGGGTCAGGCCGAGCTTGGTGCGCAGCGCGCGCAGTTTGACGCCTGCGTAGAGTTTCTGGGTCGCCATGGTCGTGCTTTCACTTGGTGACTTTGCAACTTTGCTACTGGCCATCTAGCACTTTGCAAACCCGCCTGGCAATTGCAGCCTTATGGGGCGGCCACCGTCTTGGCGCGTTGTTTTACGTAGAAGATGGCGGCCAGACAGCCGACCGAGCTGATCAGCATGATCCACTGCAGCGGGTAACTGCCGCCGCCTAGTTGCAAGAGCGTGCCCGCAAGCGCCGACAGGGCCGCGCCGCCACCGATCATGATAGCGCTGCCGACCCCTGACGCCGTGCCCGCCAAATGCGGGCGCACCGACAGCAGGCCTGCAGAGGCATTTGGCAGAACCATCCCGTTGCCGATGCCCACAAACGTACAGAAGCCAAAGAACAGATAGGCACTGCCAAAGCCCGCAAAGGTCAGCAGCAGCGACAGTGCCATGCCAAGGGTCAGTATCGATCCGCCGATGACGATCATCCGGTCAATGCCGATTTGCACCGATAGCCGTGCAGAGATGTAGTTGCCGAAGAAATAGCCCACAGCAGGGACCCCAAAGAATATCCCCACGGCGGTCGACGGCATCCCGTACACCTCGGTCGCGACATAGGGCGCGCCACCCAGAAACGCGAAGAATGCACCCGATGAAAAGGCCGCTGCAAGCGCGTAGCCCCAGAACCTGCGGGACGTGAACAGCTCCGGGTACTCGGCCAGCTGCGCCTTGAACCCCATGCCGCCGGAGCGGTTGGTTTCGCCTTGGTCAAAGTAACACAATGTGCCCAGCGCCATGCCAAACAGGATCAGAAACAGGAACGTCGCGCGCCAGCCAAACGCCTCGTCCAACAGCCCGCCAATCGCGGGCGCGAACATCGGCACCAGGGACATCCCCATGGTGACATAGCCAATCATTGCAGCACTTTGCTCTTGCGAAAACATGTCGCGCACGATGGCGCGGCTGACCACCATGGCGACCGCCACCGTGGCCTGCACCATCCTGAAGATAAGGAAAACCTCGATGCTGGTCGCGGTCATGCAGCCGATTGTGGCCAGCACGAAGATGGCAATGGCGGCCAGGATGACCGGGCGCCGCCCAAACTTGTCCGAGATCGGCCCGACGAACAGCTGCGTCAACGCGGTGCAGGCCAGATACAGCGACACCGACAGCTGCATCACCCCGTAGGAGGTGCCGAATTCACGCGTCATCGCGGGCAGGGAGGGCAGGAAGATGCTCATGTTCATCGCCGACACCCCTGCAAGCAGGACCAGCGTGAAAAT is from uncultured Litoreibacter sp. and encodes:
- a CDS encoding multidrug effflux MFS transporter, with the translated sequence MPFDTSVKFLDRTTPPHIFTLVLLAGVSAMNMSIFLPSLPAMTREFGTSYGVMQLSVSLYLACTALTQLFVGPISDKFGRRPVILAAIAIFVLATIGCMTATSIEVFLIFRMVQATVAVAMVVSRAIVRDMFSQEQSAAMIGYVTMGMSLVPMFAPAIGGLLDEAFGWRATFLFLILFGMALGTLCYFDQGETNRSGGMGFKAQLAEYPELFTSRRFWGYALAAAFSSGAFFAFLGGAPYVATEVYGMPSTAVGIFFGVPAVGYFFGNYISARLSVQIGIDRMIVIGGSILTLGMALSLLLTFAGFGSAYLFFGFCTFVGIGNGMVLPNASAGLLSVRPHLAGTASGVGSAIMIGGGAALSALAGTLLQLGGGSYPLQWIMLISSVGCLAAIFYVKQRAKTVAAP
- a CDS encoding thermonuclease family protein encodes the protein MMCGTAQARDFSAPAEVIDGDTIRLTRDAWVFRLHGIDAPEIDQYCGDAACGLAARDWLAGLIQGDAVQCRTIGGKDRYGRYVAKCYHAGRDIGAMLVEAGYARAYLRYSSDYALLEKEAALNKRGFWAGEFGDPSQHRAAKVQPASAPEGCVVKGNISPNSGEKIYHVAGQQQYAKVSINTAKGEACFGSEAEARAAGWRKARR
- a CDS encoding short-chain fatty acyl-CoA regulator family protein, which encodes MATQKLYAGVKLRALRTKLGLTQKAFAAKLGVSLPYLNQMENNHRPVSTSVVLSMAQEFDFDITELRAGDAERMVTDMREALADPVFDGNMPPIPDLQLTASNAPGLAHAFLQLHRAYRQSHERLASLDEALGREDAALQPSPWEEVRDFFHYCDNYIDAVDRAAEHFAESLNGDVLRTDSLTFDLRFADTPHLRRFDNPSLTLTLSARATPPTQRFQVLHQVALVSHNDLLEATLDLARFQTDAARQIAKIGLANYFAGAALLPYASFLKAATETRHDLEQLADRFGASIEQVAHRLSTLQRPGAKGIPFFFVRVDQAGTITKRHSATRLQFARFGGACPLWNVHQAFETPGRFLRQLAETPDGVQYISLARDVSKPGGSFTAPTRRFAIGLGCEISHADALIYADDLLPAKKQAFEPIGISCRICERVNCHQRSVPPLESKLSVDHNLRATLPYKVGS